A genome region from Triticum aestivum cultivar Chinese Spring chromosome 2B, IWGSC CS RefSeq v2.1, whole genome shotgun sequence includes the following:
- the LOC123041402 gene encoding uncharacterized protein has translation MPPARGRAAAAVTTEGKSPAAAIEGKSPTSERRSPDATRRPDAARRPVAARRRRYSSSIPAFSPVILPPKMKRVLMCFFGAKWQSCINVSKLEVGEGVLD, from the exons ATGCCACCAGCGAGAggaagagccgccgccgccgtcaccaccGAGGGgaagagccccgccgccgccatcgaggGGAAGAGCCCCACCAGCGAGAGGAGGAGCCCCGACGCcacccgccgccccgacgccgcccgacgTCCCGTCGCTGCCCGACGCCGGCGTTACTCCTCCAGCATACCGGCCTTCTCACCGGTG ATtctgccgccgaagatgaagagAGTGCTGATGTGTTTCTTCGGAGCGAAATGGCAGAGTTGCATCAACGTATCTAAG CTAGaagttggtgagggagtcctggattaa